Within Paenibacillus sp. RUD330, the genomic segment CTGGCTTCGGAGGATGCCTCCGTCCGCGATCGGACAGCCGAATCGCTGCTCAACGATCTCGACATCGCGGAGGCATGCGGATCGCTTGGCGTCGTCGTCCATTTCGGCATCTACAAAGGCTCGGATCCGCTGGAAGGCTATCGGCTGATGATCGGTACGCTGGATGATATCACTAGCCGCTGGGACGGAAAATGCAAGCTGCTCATCGAGAATCAAGCCGGCAATCACGGCTTCATGGGCATGACGCTGGAGGAGCTGGCGCAAGTGCGCTCGCTCTGCCGCGAGCCCGCCAAGATCGCCTTCTGCCTCGACAGCTGCCATCTGTTCGCCAGCGGAATTTGGAAAGGCGATCCCGGCGCGCAGTGGCATGCCGACGCGGAGAAGGCCGGCAGCCTGGAGCCTATCGCCGCCCTTCATTTCAACGACTCCGCATACGGCAGCGGCTCGCGGCGCGACCGTCATGCCCGGCTGGGCGAAGGCGTTGTAGGGGAAGCCGGACTCCGCTGGCTGCTTGAAGCGCTTC encodes:
- a CDS encoding deoxyribonuclease IV, with the translated sequence MPDNRIGCHLSTRGGYRAAAERASALGCGSFQYFPKNPRSLGVKAFDRRDAQRCKEWCREHGLSSIAHSPYPNNLASEDASVRDRTAESLLNDLDIAEACGSLGVVVHFGIYKGSDPLEGYRLMIGTLDDITSRWDGKCKLLIENQAGNHGFMGMTLEELAQVRSLCREPAKIAFCLDSCHLFASGIWKGDPGAQWHADAEKAGSLEPIAALHFNDSAYGSGSRRDRHARLGEGVVGEAGLRWLLEALPGIPAVLETASGADGTHREQLHIMKSWEERT